Proteins from one Mycobacterium adipatum genomic window:
- a CDS encoding alpha/beta hydrolase yields MNLTRGVPAAAMVLLLVAGCSNAIDGRAVISAPRPGTPVQWAPCEAAAGESRLPSGAECGLLSVPVNYDNPDGDVAQIAMIRIKATGDKIGSLFVNPGGPGESGVEAAVNLVGTMPQSVRERFDLVGFDPRGVGASKPALWCNSDEDNDKLRADPTVEYTDEGVEHIETQTKEFIDRCVQKMGEEFLANVGTQSVAKDLDAMRQAVGDEKLTYLGYSYGTRIGATYAELFGDKVRAMILDGAVDPNADPVEADLRQAAAFQTAFNDYAADCAQDPNCPLGTDPAKATEVYHDLVYPLVDDPAPTNDPRGLGYSDAIVGTILPLYSPNLWRHLTDGLTELKNGRGDTMLALADLYMGRDANGHYNNSTDVRVAVNCVDEPPITDRETVVEQDRRSREVAPFLSYGEFTGNAPLGTCAFWPVPPTSEPHELDVPGLPPTLVVSTTNDPATPYQAGVDLAEQLGGRLLTYEGTQHTVVFQGNTCVDDISAKYLIDGALPPVGARC; encoded by the coding sequence ATGAACCTCACGCGCGGGGTGCCCGCGGCCGCCATGGTGCTGCTTTTGGTCGCCGGTTGTAGCAATGCCATCGACGGCCGCGCCGTGATCTCCGCCCCCCGTCCCGGCACCCCGGTGCAGTGGGCGCCGTGTGAGGCGGCCGCCGGCGAGTCGCGGTTGCCCTCCGGCGCGGAATGCGGGCTGCTCTCGGTGCCGGTCAACTACGACAATCCCGACGGGGACGTCGCGCAGATCGCGATGATCCGGATCAAGGCCACCGGGGACAAGATCGGCTCGCTGTTCGTCAACCCCGGCGGCCCCGGCGAATCGGGGGTGGAGGCCGCGGTCAACCTGGTCGGCACCATGCCGCAGTCGGTGCGTGAGCGCTTCGACCTGGTCGGGTTCGATCCGCGCGGTGTCGGGGCGTCCAAGCCCGCGCTGTGGTGCAACTCCGACGAGGACAACGACAAGCTGCGTGCGGACCCGACGGTGGAATACACCGACGAGGGGGTCGAGCACATCGAGACCCAAACCAAGGAGTTCATCGACCGCTGCGTGCAGAAGATGGGCGAGGAATTCCTGGCCAATGTCGGAACCCAGAGCGTGGCAAAGGATCTCGACGCCATGCGGCAAGCCGTCGGCGACGAGAAGTTGACCTACCTGGGCTACTCCTACGGCACCCGGATCGGGGCCACCTACGCCGAACTGTTCGGCGACAAGGTGCGGGCGATGATCCTCGACGGCGCGGTCGACCCGAATGCCGACCCGGTCGAGGCCGACCTGCGGCAGGCCGCCGCCTTCCAGACCGCCTTCAACGACTACGCCGCGGACTGCGCGCAGGACCCGAACTGCCCGCTGGGCACCGACCCGGCGAAGGCCACCGAGGTGTATCACGACCTGGTGTACCCGCTGGTCGACGACCCGGCACCGACCAACGACCCGCGCGGCCTCGGCTACAGCGACGCGATCGTCGGCACCATCCTGCCGCTGTACTCACCCAACCTGTGGCGCCACCTCACCGACGGCCTGACCGAACTGAAGAACGGCCGCGGTGACACCATGCTGGCGCTGGCCGACCTGTACATGGGCCGGGATGCCAACGGTCACTACAACAATTCGACCGATGTGCGGGTTGCCGTCAACTGCGTCGACGAGCCGCCCATCACCGACCGGGAGACCGTCGTCGAGCAGGACCGGCGCTCCCGTGAGGTCGCCCCGTTCCTCAGCTATGGCGAGTTCACCGGGAACGCCCCGCTGGGTACCTGTGCGTTCTGGCCGGTGCCGCCGACCTCCGAGCCGCACGAACTCGACGTGCCCGGGCTACCGCCGACCCTGGTGGTGTCCACCACGAATGACCCGGCAACGCCGTACCAGGCGGGCGTCGACCTGGCCGAGCAACTCGGCGGCAGGCTGCTCACCTACGAGGGCACCCAGCACACGGTGGTGTTCCAGGGCAACACCTGCGTGGACGACATCTCCGCCAAGTACCTGATCGACGGCGCCCTGCCGCCCGTCGGTGCCCGCTGCTGA
- a CDS encoding WS/DGAT/MGAT family O-acyltransferase, whose translation MQRLSGLDASFLYLETAAQPLHVCSILELDTSTMPGGYTFDRLRDELSMRIKAMPEFREKLADSRLNLDHPVWVEDTDFDVQRHLHRIGLPSPGGRSELAEICGHIASLPLDRSRPLWEMWVIENVAGTDAHSGGRLALLTKVHHAAVDGVTGANLMSTLCTTEPDAPPPDTVDGVGGASELEIAVGGAVKFITRPLKLVNMLPATMSTVVDTARRAAKGLTMAAPFAAPKTPFNANVTAHRNIAFAELDLDDIKTVKDRFGVKVNDVVLALVSGVLRRFLLDRGELPDSSLVAMIPVSVHDKSDRPGRNQVSGMFSELHTNIADPAERLMAIASANTVAKQHSSAIGATLLQDWTQFAAPAVFGVAMRVYARSKLSAAAPVHNLVVSNVPGPQIPLYLLGCEVRAMYPLGPIFHGSGLNITVMSLTGKLDVGLISCPELLPDLWPMADDFTVALEELLAARD comes from the coding sequence ATGCAACGACTGAGCGGGCTCGACGCCAGCTTCCTCTATCTGGAAACCGCCGCTCAGCCGCTGCACGTCTGCTCGATCCTGGAGTTGGACACCTCGACGATGCCCGGTGGCTACACCTTCGACCGGCTGCGCGACGAGCTGAGTATGCGGATCAAGGCGATGCCGGAGTTCCGGGAGAAGCTGGCCGACAGCAGGCTGAACCTGGACCACCCGGTGTGGGTGGAGGACACCGACTTCGATGTGCAGCGCCACCTGCACCGCATCGGGCTCCCGTCGCCGGGCGGGCGCAGCGAACTCGCGGAGATCTGCGGTCACATCGCGTCGCTGCCGCTGGACCGCAGCCGGCCGCTGTGGGAGATGTGGGTGATCGAGAACGTGGCGGGCACCGACGCGCATTCCGGCGGGCGGCTGGCGCTGCTGACGAAGGTGCACCACGCGGCCGTCGACGGCGTCACCGGTGCCAATCTGATGTCCACGCTGTGCACCACCGAACCCGACGCGCCACCTCCGGACACGGTCGACGGCGTCGGGGGAGCGTCCGAGCTGGAGATCGCGGTGGGCGGCGCGGTCAAGTTCATCACCCGTCCGCTCAAGCTGGTCAACATGCTGCCCGCGACGATGTCCACGGTGGTCGATACCGCCCGCCGGGCCGCCAAGGGCCTCACCATGGCGGCGCCGTTCGCCGCGCCCAAGACACCGTTCAATGCCAATGTGACCGCGCACCGCAACATCGCGTTCGCCGAACTCGATCTCGACGACATCAAGACGGTCAAGGACCGCTTCGGGGTCAAGGTCAACGATGTGGTCCTGGCGCTCGTGTCCGGCGTGCTGCGACGCTTCCTGCTCGACCGCGGCGAGCTGCCGGATTCCTCGCTGGTGGCGATGATCCCGGTCTCGGTGCACGACAAATCCGATCGGCCCGGTCGCAACCAGGTGTCGGGCATGTTCTCCGAGCTGCACACCAATATCGCCGATCCCGCCGAGCGGCTGATGGCCATAGCCTCGGCCAATACCGTTGCCAAACAGCACAGTTCGGCCATCGGAGCGACCCTGTTGCAGGACTGGACCCAATTCGCCGCACCCGCGGTGTTCGGTGTCGCCATGCGCGTCTACGCGCGCAGCAAGCTGTCGGCGGCCGCGCCGGTGCACAACCTGGTCGTCTCCAATGTGCCCGGCCCGCAGATACCGCTGTACCTGCTGGGATGTGAGGTCAGGGCGATGTACCCGCTGGGCCCGATCTTCCACGGCTCGGGGCTCAACATCACCGTCATGTCGCTGACCGGCAAACTCGACGTGGGGCTGATCTCCTGCCCGGAACTGCTGCCCGACCTGTGGCCGATGGCCGACGACTTCACCGTCGCGCTGGAAGAGTTACTCGCCGCGCGCGACTAG
- a CDS encoding alpha/beta hydrolase — protein sequence MGAMWLAGRLFAVLLALITAAGMVYAPAQAAPPAWGGCAQFLGDAPVITTARCTTVAVPIDWANPQGAQAQLAVIRIPASGPRIGTLMVNPGGPGASAVDTVASMGTALAASPLGQQFDLVGFDPRGVGYSTPQLRCRSDAEFDAYRSEPMADYSPAGVAHIEEVYRTFAQSCLDNMGPQFLANIGTASAAQDMDAVRAALGEEQLSYLGFSYGTELGTAYAQRYPERVRAMVLDGALDPGSDPISESVWQLTGFQRAFDDYAADCAKSPDCPLGTDPTQFVARYHQLIDPLVARPAATSDGRGLGYADAITGTANALYGKRYWPYLTSGLLGLQRGTDPGDLLQLADGYWHRDATGRYRNQQDAFTAIRCVDAPYPTDPAAWVDADRRTRAAAPFMGYGTFTGYAPRDTCALWPVPSTRAPAEATSPGPGKVIVVSTTRDPATPYEAGVELARQLEAPLVSFEGTQHTVVFNGDECVDTTVLAFLEGLVQPPPGLRC from the coding sequence ATGGGCGCCATGTGGCTGGCGGGCAGACTTTTCGCGGTGCTGCTGGCCCTGATCACCGCGGCCGGCATGGTGTATGCACCGGCCCAGGCCGCACCACCGGCCTGGGGCGGGTGTGCGCAGTTCCTCGGTGACGCACCGGTGATCACGACGGCCCGGTGCACCACCGTCGCGGTGCCGATCGACTGGGCGAATCCGCAAGGGGCGCAAGCGCAACTGGCCGTCATCCGGATACCCGCGTCGGGCCCGAGGATCGGCACGCTGATGGTCAACCCGGGCGGTCCCGGCGCCTCCGCGGTCGACACCGTCGCCTCGATGGGCACCGCGCTGGCGGCCTCCCCGTTGGGGCAGCAGTTCGACCTGGTGGGCTTCGACCCGCGCGGTGTGGGCTACTCCACCCCGCAGCTGCGCTGCCGCAGCGACGCCGAGTTCGACGCCTACCGCAGCGAACCGATGGCCGACTACAGCCCGGCCGGGGTGGCGCATATCGAAGAGGTGTACCGGACGTTCGCGCAGTCCTGTCTGGACAACATGGGCCCGCAATTCTTGGCGAACATCGGCACCGCGTCGGCCGCGCAGGACATGGACGCGGTCCGGGCGGCTCTCGGTGAGGAGCAGCTGAGCTACCTCGGTTTCTCCTACGGCACCGAACTCGGCACCGCCTACGCGCAGCGCTACCCCGAACGGGTACGGGCGATGGTGCTCGACGGCGCGTTGGACCCCGGCTCGGATCCGATCAGCGAAAGCGTCTGGCAGCTCACCGGATTCCAGCGGGCCTTCGACGATTACGCCGCGGACTGCGCGAAGTCACCGGACTGCCCGCTGGGCACCGACCCCACCCAGTTCGTCGCGCGCTACCACCAGCTCATCGACCCGCTGGTGGCGCGGCCCGCGGCCACCAGCGACGGGCGCGGACTCGGATACGCCGACGCCATCACCGGCACCGCCAACGCCCTCTACGGCAAGCGCTACTGGCCGTACCTGACCAGCGGGCTGCTCGGCCTGCAGCGCGGCACCGATCCCGGTGATCTGTTGCAGCTGGCCGATGGCTACTGGCACCGTGACGCCACCGGGCGCTACCGCAACCAACAAGACGCCTTCACCGCGATCCGGTGCGTGGACGCCCCGTACCCCACGGACCCGGCGGCCTGGGTCGACGCCGATCGGCGTACCCGCGCGGCCGCACCCTTCATGGGCTACGGAACCTTCACCGGCTATGCGCCGCGAGATACCTGTGCGCTGTGGCCGGTGCCGTCCACTCGGGCACCCGCCGAGGCGACCTCACCCGGCCCGGGCAAGGTCATCGTGGTGTCGACGACGCGCGATCCGGCCACCCCGTACGAGGCCGGAGTGGAGCTGGCCCGCCAGCTCGAGGCGCCGCTGGTCAGCTTCGAGGGCACCCAGCACACCGTGGTGTTCAACGGCGACGAGTGCGTCGACACCACGGTGCTGGCATTCCTGGAGGGGCTGGTTCAGCCGCCGCCGGGGCTGCGCTGCTGA
- the panB gene encoding 3-methyl-2-oxobutanoate hydroxymethyltransferase has protein sequence MSEQSVYGATKTPVKVRTHHLQKWKSEGHKWSMLTAYDFSTARIFDDAGIPVLLVGDSAANVVYGYDTTVQVTVDELIPLVRAVVRGAEHALVVADLPFGSYERSADQALETATRFMKETGAHAVKLEGGERVAAQIAALTQAGIPVIAHIGFTPQSVNGLGGFRVQGRGDAGDQTIHDAIAVAEAGAVAVVLEMVPAELATQITGKLTIPTVGIGAGPNCDAQVLVWQDMAGLTSGKTAKFVKRFAEIGNELRRAATQYADEVAGGVFPADEHSY, from the coding sequence ATGTCTGAGCAGTCCGTTTATGGTGCCACCAAGACGCCCGTGAAGGTACGCACCCACCACCTGCAGAAGTGGAAGTCCGAAGGCCACAAATGGTCGATGCTCACCGCATACGACTTCTCCACCGCCCGAATCTTCGATGACGCCGGCATCCCGGTGCTGCTGGTCGGCGATTCCGCCGCCAATGTCGTGTACGGCTACGACACCACCGTGCAGGTGACCGTCGACGAACTCATCCCGCTGGTCCGGGCCGTCGTCCGGGGCGCCGAGCACGCCCTGGTCGTCGCAGACCTGCCGTTCGGCAGTTACGAGCGCAGCGCCGATCAGGCGCTGGAGACGGCGACCCGGTTCATGAAGGAGACCGGCGCGCACGCGGTCAAGCTCGAAGGCGGTGAGCGGGTGGCCGCCCAGATCGCCGCCCTCACCCAGGCCGGCATCCCGGTGATCGCGCATATCGGCTTCACCCCGCAGAGCGTGAACGGTCTGGGGGGTTTCCGCGTGCAGGGCCGCGGCGACGCCGGCGACCAGACCATCCACGATGCGATCGCGGTGGCCGAGGCCGGCGCGGTGGCCGTGGTGCTGGAGATGGTGCCCGCCGAACTGGCCACTCAGATCACCGGCAAGCTCACCATCCCCACCGTCGGTATCGGCGCCGGACCGAACTGCGACGCTCAGGTTCTCGTGTGGCAGGACATGGCCGGGCTGACCTCGGGTAAGACCGCGAAGTTCGTGAAGCGATTCGCCGAGATCGGCAACGAATTGCGGCGTGCGGCAACGCAGTACGCCGACGAGGTCGCCGGCGGAGTGTTCCCCGCCGACGAGCACTCCTACTGA
- a CDS encoding CYTH and CHAD domain-containing protein, producing MPADKPKASRHTEVERKFDVVETTVSPSFEGLAVVSRVQHTPSQTLEAVYYDTPNYDLAAKRITLRRRTGGADAGWHVKLPAGPDARTEVRAPLADSVPEDIRDVVAAIVRDRPLGAVARITTERTVSLLFGADDAPVAEFCDDQVTAAALRPDSEPQTWREWELELVEGAGSTDVLDRLSNRLFDAGAVPAGHGSKLARVLATAEPAADAVEPSDPVRRAVAANVEELVAWDRAVRADVYDSVHQMRVTTRKIRSLLADESFGLTGDTWVLDELKLLAGILGVARDAEVLAEKYEESLDALAPELVRGPVRERLVDGAKQRYVSGWRRSLHAMRSERYFRLLDALDELVAAPSPTAEKSGDESAAASLAAAYKKVRKAANQAEEDGTDESLHRIRKRAKRLRYTAAATGNSAVEAKAKTIQSLLGDHQDSVVSRTHLLEQADAAHAAGEDTFTYGLLYQKEVEVALQSENGIDEALAALKKAVKK from the coding sequence ATGCCTGCTGATAAGCCAAAAGCGTCGCGCCACACCGAGGTTGAGCGGAAGTTCGACGTGGTCGAGACCACCGTCTCGCCGTCGTTCGAGGGCCTGGCGGTGGTGTCGAGGGTGCAACACACACCCAGCCAGACGCTGGAAGCGGTGTACTACGACACACCCAACTACGACCTGGCGGCCAAGCGCATCACGCTGCGACGGCGCACCGGCGGGGCGGACGCGGGCTGGCATGTGAAGCTTCCCGCGGGCCCGGATGCCCGCACCGAGGTGCGCGCACCACTGGCCGATTCGGTACCCGAGGACATCCGCGATGTGGTCGCGGCGATCGTGCGGGACCGGCCGCTGGGGGCCGTGGCCCGGATCACCACCGAGCGCACCGTCTCGCTGCTGTTCGGCGCCGATGACGCGCCCGTCGCGGAGTTCTGCGATGACCAGGTGACCGCGGCCGCGCTGCGCCCGGACAGCGAGCCGCAGACCTGGCGGGAATGGGAGCTGGAACTGGTCGAGGGTGCCGGCTCCACCGATGTGCTGGACCGGCTGTCGAACCGGCTGTTCGACGCGGGAGCGGTGCCGGCCGGTCACGGCTCCAAGCTGGCCAGGGTGCTGGCCACCGCCGAACCCGCCGCGGACGCGGTGGAGCCCTCGGACCCGGTGCGCCGGGCCGTCGCGGCGAACGTCGAGGAGTTGGTCGCGTGGGACCGCGCGGTGCGCGCCGATGTCTACGATTCCGTGCACCAGATGCGGGTCACCACCCGCAAGATCCGCAGCCTGCTGGCCGACGAGTCGTTCGGCCTGACCGGTGACACCTGGGTACTGGACGAACTGAAGCTGCTGGCGGGCATTCTCGGCGTGGCGCGCGATGCCGAGGTGCTTGCCGAGAAGTACGAGGAGTCGCTCGACGCGCTGGCGCCGGAGTTGGTGCGCGGGCCGGTCCGCGAACGCTTGGTGGACGGCGCCAAGCAGCGCTATGTCAGTGGGTGGCGTCGTTCGCTGCACGCGATGCGCTCCGAGCGGTACTTCCGGTTGCTCGATGCGTTGGATGAGCTGGTGGCCGCGCCATCGCCGACCGCGGAGAAATCCGGCGACGAATCCGCCGCGGCGAGCCTGGCCGCCGCCTACAAGAAGGTCCGCAAGGCCGCGAACCAGGCCGAGGAGGACGGCACCGACGAGTCACTGCACCGGATCCGTAAGCGGGCCAAGCGTCTTCGCTATACGGCGGCGGCGACTGGGAATTCGGCCGTGGAGGCCAAGGCGAAGACCATCCAAAGCCTGCTCGGCGATCATCAGGACAGTGTGGTCAGCCGCACGCACCTGCTCGAGCAGGCCGACGCGGCACACGCCGCCGGCGAGGACACCTTCACCTACGGGCTGCTGTACCAAAAGGAGGTCGAGGTGGCGTTGCAGTCCGAGAATGGGATCGACGAGGCCCTCGCGGCCCTGAAGAAGGCCGTCAAGAAGTAG
- a CDS encoding enoyl-CoA hydratase/isomerase family protein: protein MTAFETLKFTRAGSVVNIVLDRPEAANGMNAAMTRDLADAATLCDTAETKVVTLTGAGRFFCAGGDLKAMAAAEDPGVFVKGIANDLHRAMSTFARMDAVLVTAVNGVAAGAGFSLGVSGDLVLAAESASFTMAYTKAGLSPDGGASYVLPRLVGLRRTQELMITNRVLKAPQALEWGLVTTVVPDADLPAALEQLADELASGARGSNSAVKQLLLHTYGSDYEAQLEREARFIAGNAAGADGREGVAAFLGKRAPEFSQ from the coding sequence ATGACCGCTTTCGAGACGCTGAAGTTCACCCGAGCCGGATCCGTCGTCAACATCGTGCTGGACCGGCCCGAGGCCGCCAACGGGATGAACGCCGCGATGACACGCGACCTGGCCGACGCGGCAACGTTGTGTGACACGGCGGAGACCAAGGTGGTCACCCTGACCGGCGCGGGGCGCTTCTTCTGCGCGGGCGGCGACCTCAAGGCGATGGCTGCCGCCGAGGATCCGGGCGTCTTCGTCAAGGGCATCGCCAACGATCTGCACCGCGCGATGTCGACCTTCGCCCGGATGGACGCGGTCCTCGTCACCGCGGTCAACGGGGTGGCCGCCGGGGCCGGGTTCTCCCTCGGCGTCTCCGGGGACCTGGTGCTGGCCGCCGAGTCGGCGTCGTTCACGATGGCCTACACCAAGGCCGGGCTGAGTCCCGACGGCGGCGCCTCCTACGTGCTGCCGCGGCTGGTCGGGCTGCGCCGCACCCAGGAACTGATGATCACCAACCGGGTGCTCAAGGCCCCGCAGGCCCTGGAGTGGGGTCTGGTGACGACGGTGGTCCCCGACGCCGACCTGCCCGCCGCGCTCGAGCAGCTGGCCGACGAGCTCGCTTCCGGGGCAAGAGGTTCCAATTCCGCGGTGAAGCAGCTGCTGCTGCACACCTATGGATCCGACTATGAGGCGCAGTTGGAGCGCGAAGCGCGCTTCATTGCCGGTAACGCCGCCGGCGCCGACGGTCGGGAAGGCGTGGCGGCGTTCCTCGGCAAGCGCGCCCCGGAGTTCTCTCAGTAG